Proteins co-encoded in one Tautonia rosea genomic window:
- a CDS encoding TIGR03936 family radical SAM-associated protein, with translation MDDATSRLRLRFAKRGDLRLVSHHDLMRCLERVLRRAALPVAQSQGFNPRPKLSFPLALALGIEGRREVLELELAEPLRPSEVLRRLCDVSPPGLEFLEAIPAPGRPGRVAFVEYQFPLPDERRGSAAEAVATLLDRQSCPYVRRKPGRDVPLDLRSSVLDVRVDPAEGSLWLRLKIDAGVSARPEEVLDVLGLRDVMAAGTVLSRTEVVLTTESPLTSTVPEHSGSPPSSPAFRDAT, from the coding sequence ATGGACGACGCCACTTCCCGGCTTCGGCTCCGATTCGCCAAACGCGGTGACCTCCGCCTTGTCAGCCATCACGACCTGATGCGCTGTCTGGAACGAGTGCTGCGCCGGGCGGCCCTTCCCGTCGCCCAGAGCCAGGGGTTCAACCCCCGGCCAAAGCTCTCGTTCCCACTGGCGTTGGCACTCGGCATCGAGGGACGCCGCGAGGTGCTGGAGCTGGAACTGGCCGAACCCCTTCGACCGAGTGAAGTGCTGCGGCGCCTTTGCGACGTCTCGCCCCCCGGTCTGGAGTTTCTGGAGGCGATTCCGGCCCCGGGCCGCCCCGGCCGCGTCGCGTTCGTCGAGTACCAGTTCCCGTTGCCGGACGAGCGACGAGGATCGGCGGCGGAAGCCGTCGCCACGCTGCTCGACCGCCAGAGTTGCCCCTACGTCCGTCGAAAGCCAGGCCGCGATGTGCCCCTCGACCTGCGGTCCTCGGTGCTCGACGTCCGAGTGGACCCGGCCGAAGGCTCGCTGTGGCTTCGGCTGAAGATCGACGCCGGGGTGTCCGCCCGACCTGAGGAAGTGCTCGACGTCCTTGGCCTTCGAGACGTGATGGCCGCCGGTACCGTCCTTTCCCGGACCGAGGTGGTTCTTACAACCGAGTCACCCTTGACCTCTACCGTGCCCGAACACTCGGGATCACCCCCTTCTTCCCCAGCGTTTCGCGACGCGACGTGA
- a CDS encoding glycosyltransferase: protein MTAAIGSDPRSQTRRGPYHILVSTTACAKDVQRFMGNADYSYAFVLKALAPVLDQIGSWQVVEQPESSLSYQAAQARLEGLTPIHLSLHPPHNAFLTPDVPTIAFPFWEFPSLPDRDMGFDTRQNWKRILDRADLVITACRFTASVFQRSGVRPPVAVVPVPLSESAFAVPDRDPDGSVDLQCRHIIFQGSNTSASDPASEHSQTPPDSAPERPTWHRAAAGVYRRGRSFYKQHIMRYLSEEAAEKLFQTKNRLLGRTPTLRIVRPPVAPLHLSGLVFTSIFNLGDRRKNIDDMLSAFLVAFQNRPDATLVLKLATNPDREYFELKEFRARYQHLNISHACRVVVITDYLSDEDLASLNRATTFYLNASKAEGACLPLQESLAAGRPAVAPRHTAMEDYIDDQVAFVVRSAPEPTFIPHDPEPRYETFWHRLNWQDLHDQLLEAARVADRDPDRYRRMAEAGRRRMRMLASRQAAATALADALARVPESAHHRTFAWSA, encoded by the coding sequence ATGACCGCAGCGATCGGCAGTGACCCCCGGTCTCAGACCCGTCGAGGCCCCTACCACATCCTCGTCAGTACCACCGCCTGTGCGAAGGACGTGCAGCGGTTTATGGGCAATGCCGATTATTCGTATGCCTTTGTGCTGAAAGCACTCGCGCCGGTGCTCGATCAGATCGGTTCGTGGCAGGTGGTCGAGCAGCCCGAGAGCAGCCTCTCCTATCAGGCAGCCCAGGCCCGTCTCGAAGGGCTCACACCGATTCATCTTTCGTTGCATCCGCCGCACAATGCCTTCTTGACGCCTGACGTGCCGACCATCGCCTTTCCCTTCTGGGAGTTTCCCTCGCTTCCCGACCGCGACATGGGGTTCGACACTCGGCAGAACTGGAAACGGATCCTCGATCGGGCCGATCTGGTCATCACAGCATGCCGGTTCACCGCCTCGGTCTTTCAGCGATCGGGAGTCCGGCCACCGGTCGCGGTTGTGCCGGTTCCACTGTCCGAGTCAGCCTTCGCCGTACCCGATCGGGACCCGGACGGATCGGTCGACCTGCAATGCCGCCACATCATCTTTCAGGGAAGCAATACCTCTGCCTCTGATCCGGCTTCCGAGCACTCCCAAACCCCACCCGATTCGGCCCCGGAACGCCCGACCTGGCATCGGGCCGCTGCCGGAGTTTATCGGCGAGGACGGTCGTTCTACAAACAGCACATCATGCGTTACCTGAGCGAGGAGGCAGCCGAGAAACTCTTCCAGACCAAGAACCGGTTGCTCGGCCGGACTCCCACGCTGCGGATCGTTCGGCCTCCGGTGGCTCCGCTGCACCTAAGCGGCCTGGTCTTCACAAGCATCTTCAACCTGGGAGACCGTCGGAAAAATATTGACGACATGCTGAGCGCCTTCCTGGTGGCGTTTCAGAATCGTCCCGATGCGACCCTCGTGCTCAAACTCGCCACCAACCCCGATCGCGAGTACTTCGAGCTCAAGGAATTCCGTGCTCGATACCAGCATTTGAACATTTCACACGCATGCCGGGTGGTTGTAATTACCGACTACCTGAGCGACGAAGATCTTGCCTCGCTGAATCGGGCGACCACGTTTTACCTGAATGCGAGCAAGGCGGAGGGGGCATGCCTTCCCTTGCAGGAGTCACTCGCCGCGGGACGGCCGGCGGTGGCCCCTCGGCATACGGCGATGGAGGATTACATCGACGATCAGGTCGCCTTTGTGGTCCGGAGCGCTCCCGAGCCGACCTTCATTCCGCACGATCCCGAACCTCGGTACGAAACATTCTGGCATCGCCTGAACTGGCAGGATCTGCACGATCAACTTCTCGAAGCGGCACGGGTCGCCGACCGTGATCCCGACCGCTACCGGCGGATGGCCGAGGCGGGGCGTCGGAGAATGCGTATGCTTGCCTCGCGACAGGCCGCCGCCACCGCCTTGGCCGATGCCCTCGCCCGCGTTCCCGAGTCGGCCCACCACCGGACCTTCGCCTGGTCGGCCTGA
- a CDS encoding Rne/Rng family ribonuclease, which produces MSKSKEMLINVLQPEECRIAIVEDGILEELYVERTSLENYTGNIYKGRIVNIEPAIQAAFVDFSVGRNGFLHVSDVEPRYYREQLDDDTVLGARDRGRDPRSKLPPELSRGSGSETDEDRRSRSRASRPDRSRDLTPDRPRGRGRDRDEPVRDEAVEPPLPFEAEEPLSNRRPLPERRRDWDRDRDRDRTREELRPRDRLADEFNDEDEFDLDRNLPDPADAEPEEDDQADDQGTRAPRGRSRGRDKIRERRMRDRDRDRPDLSEKGRRDRSRPRRFGEGLTDEPLDLPEVDEPSEPQAKAESEPVDRPTPTRPRFERTPPPSSRSSFEGSREFGRGLVPDREPAEEPPAPRRGRSSEPEAEETSFSYRWSVERKPEPEDYEANLPESKTQRGRPSVRPESSEDRPADLRDTDEDSGGRSGPPPRSGRGPSRRRGRADWDAPTPTEPDDLFGPAPEPTSRADEEDDQGTERRPRSGRDSIRSRGDRDRSGRSLPRGPSVEGDAGETRETEQGESTGPGRPRRIDRAGEPGYIPRRERAKLLDRTSDSEEPGLPTFDADSRGDAEGDDDENRRRRRRRRRRGRGDRDRDSSFDTDRDESPDSAVAQSDLGKPPALIDESALANEFDFVDQDDQDDYDGDDTDADEQEVVPEDIEPELLEEIAREIEEIRVLEREVGFRGRGTEGRSRGSADEDEESRETTVMRGGRRVTIKPPIQEVFKRGDEVLVQVIKESIGTKGPTLSTYISIPGRYLVLMPGLNRVGVSRKIADEGQRRKLRQIMHELNPPKGLGFIVRTAGLDRSKRDLARDLAYLLRLWKVILRRIKKARTPAPIYQESDMIIRTIRDIFNSEIDTIWIDEPQAYERAREFLNVVMPRFVDRLKLYEGKVPLFQKYGLEEEINKIQRRQVHLPDGGSVVIDQTEALVAIDVNSGNFRVEDDAERTAYEMNLKAAKEIARQLRLRDLGGVIVNDFIDMRDERHRRGVERALREAVKRDRARTKILRMSQFGLIEMTRQRIRPSLKRSVYHECDHCGGGGLVKTVESMAIDAMRLIAFAIHREGVRSIRVDVCEDVATFLNNRKRQELAAIESGSSISIQICPVDRAVREHLVVQIVDAHGNEVPFLSNQNSPSSGPPNRRRR; this is translated from the coding sequence ATGAGCAAATCCAAAGAAATGCTGATCAACGTGCTCCAGCCCGAGGAGTGCCGCATCGCCATCGTCGAAGATGGCATCCTCGAGGAGCTTTACGTCGAACGGACCAGTCTGGAGAACTACACCGGCAACATCTACAAGGGCCGGATCGTCAACATCGAGCCGGCCATCCAGGCTGCCTTTGTCGACTTCTCCGTCGGTCGCAACGGCTTCCTGCATGTTTCCGACGTTGAGCCCCGCTATTACCGCGAGCAGCTTGACGACGACACGGTTCTCGGCGCCCGGGATCGGGGACGAGACCCTCGGTCGAAACTTCCCCCCGAGCTGTCCCGTGGCTCTGGCTCCGAGACCGACGAGGATCGACGCTCCCGATCGCGAGCCTCTCGACCGGATCGCAGCCGAGACCTCACCCCCGATCGCCCCCGAGGTCGTGGCCGCGACCGTGACGAGCCGGTCCGAGACGAGGCCGTCGAGCCCCCCCTGCCCTTCGAGGCTGAGGAACCCCTCAGCAATCGTCGTCCGCTGCCCGAACGTCGCCGAGATTGGGACCGAGACAGAGATCGGGATCGGACCCGCGAGGAACTTCGGCCGCGCGACCGCCTTGCCGATGAGTTCAACGACGAAGACGAGTTCGACCTCGACCGCAATCTGCCCGATCCTGCGGACGCCGAGCCCGAGGAAGACGACCAGGCCGACGACCAGGGCACCCGCGCTCCTCGCGGTCGCAGTCGAGGACGAGACAAGATCCGCGAACGACGGATGCGCGATCGGGATCGCGATCGCCCCGACCTCTCTGAAAAAGGACGTCGAGATCGGTCTCGTCCCCGCCGATTCGGTGAAGGCTTGACGGACGAACCGCTCGATCTTCCCGAGGTCGACGAGCCTTCCGAGCCCCAGGCCAAGGCCGAGTCAGAACCGGTCGATCGTCCCACCCCCACTCGACCGAGATTCGAGCGGACCCCCCCCCCTTCAAGCCGCTCATCGTTTGAGGGCTCCCGAGAGTTCGGCCGAGGACTCGTCCCCGACCGCGAACCTGCCGAAGAACCCCCGGCTCCTCGACGCGGTCGGTCGTCTGAACCGGAAGCCGAGGAAACCTCATTCTCCTACCGCTGGTCGGTCGAACGGAAGCCAGAGCCGGAGGACTACGAAGCGAACCTTCCGGAGAGCAAGACCCAGCGCGGTCGGCCCTCCGTCCGGCCTGAATCGTCCGAGGATCGGCCGGCCGACCTCCGAGACACCGACGAGGACTCAGGAGGTCGATCGGGGCCCCCTCCCCGATCGGGTCGAGGTCCGTCTCGCCGCCGAGGCCGAGCCGACTGGGATGCTCCCACCCCGACCGAGCCGGACGATCTGTTCGGTCCCGCTCCGGAACCGACCAGCCGAGCCGATGAGGAAGACGACCAAGGTACGGAAAGGCGTCCCCGATCAGGGCGTGATTCCATCCGAAGCCGGGGCGATCGGGATCGTTCCGGACGCAGCCTCCCGCGCGGTCCCTCGGTGGAAGGTGACGCGGGTGAGACTCGGGAAACCGAGCAGGGAGAATCGACCGGACCCGGCCGCCCTCGCCGGATCGATCGCGCCGGAGAGCCCGGCTACATCCCCCGCCGTGAACGGGCCAAGTTGCTCGATCGGACTTCCGACTCCGAGGAACCGGGCCTGCCGACGTTCGACGCCGACTCCCGAGGCGATGCCGAGGGGGATGATGATGAGAATCGTCGCCGCCGCCGTCGCCGTCGCCGACGAGGCCGAGGCGATCGTGATCGCGATTCGAGCTTCGACACCGACCGCGACGAGTCGCCCGACTCGGCCGTGGCGCAGTCCGACCTGGGCAAGCCCCCGGCCTTGATCGATGAATCTGCGCTGGCCAACGAATTCGATTTCGTTGATCAAGACGACCAGGACGACTATGACGGCGACGACACCGACGCCGACGAGCAGGAAGTCGTTCCCGAGGATATCGAGCCGGAACTGCTCGAAGAAATCGCCCGGGAGATCGAGGAGATCCGCGTGCTCGAACGCGAGGTCGGCTTCCGAGGCCGAGGGACCGAGGGCCGATCTCGAGGCAGCGCCGATGAGGACGAGGAGTCTCGGGAAACGACCGTCATGCGAGGTGGCCGTCGCGTCACCATCAAGCCGCCGATCCAGGAGGTCTTCAAGCGCGGCGACGAGGTCCTTGTGCAGGTCATCAAGGAGTCGATCGGCACCAAGGGGCCGACCCTCTCGACCTACATCAGCATCCCTGGCCGCTATCTGGTCTTGATGCCCGGCCTGAATCGCGTGGGGGTCTCTCGGAAGATTGCCGACGAAGGTCAGCGCCGCAAGCTTCGGCAAATCATGCATGAGCTGAACCCGCCGAAGGGGCTCGGCTTCATCGTCCGCACCGCCGGCCTCGACCGCTCAAAGCGCGACCTGGCCCGCGACCTGGCCTATCTGCTCCGGCTCTGGAAGGTGATTCTGCGCCGAATCAAGAAGGCAAGGACCCCGGCTCCGATCTACCAAGAATCGGACATGATCATTCGAACGATCCGGGATATCTTCAATTCCGAGATTGATACTATCTGGATCGACGAGCCCCAGGCCTATGAGCGGGCCCGGGAATTTCTCAACGTCGTGATGCCCCGCTTCGTCGATCGCCTGAAACTGTACGAGGGGAAGGTCCCCTTGTTCCAGAAGTACGGGCTCGAAGAAGAGATCAACAAGATTCAGCGCCGTCAGGTTCACCTGCCCGACGGCGGCTCGGTCGTCATCGACCAGACCGAAGCCCTGGTGGCGATCGACGTCAACAGCGGCAACTTCCGGGTCGAAGACGACGCCGAGCGCACGGCCTACGAGATGAACCTGAAGGCCGCCAAGGAGATCGCCCGCCAGCTTCGCCTGCGGGACCTCGGAGGCGTGATCGTCAACGACTTCATCGATATGAGGGACGAGCGGCACCGCCGGGGCGTCGAGCGAGCCCTGCGCGAGGCGGTCAAACGTGACCGGGCGCGGACGAAGATTCTCCGGATGAGCCAGTTCGGCCTGATCGAGATGACCCGCCAGCGCATCCGGCCGAGCCTGAAGCGGTCGGTCTACCACGAGTGCGACCACTGCGGCGGTGGCGGGTTGGTCAAGACGGTCGAGAGCATGGCCATCGACGCCATGCGGCTGATCGCCTTCGCCATCCACCGCGAAGGGGTCCGGAGCATTCGGGTCGACGTTTGCGAAGACGTGGCCACGTTCCTGAACAATCGCAAGCGTCAGGAACTGGCGGCGATCGAGTCTGGCTCGTCCATCTCGATCCAGATTTGCCCCGTCGATCGTGCCGTTCGAGAGCACCTTGTTGTGCAGATTGTCGACGCTCACGGCAACGAGGTCCCGTTCCTGTCGAACCAGAATTCCCCGTCGTCCGGACCTCCGAACCGCCGACGACGCTAA
- a CDS encoding 3-isopropylmalate dehydrogenase, translating into MATIGVIPGDGVGPEVIGEALAILQDLGAAHNLGLSFQSFDLGSDRYLRSGEVLPDSVLQELAGCDAILLGAIGDPRVPPGVLEKGLLLRIRFEFQQYINLRPVQLMPGVETPIKGKGSGEIDMVVVRENNEDLYVGAGGFTRKGTPEEVAIQTSINTRAGVERCLRYAFALAEKRAKDRVFPGLSLAAREAGKRGLVSLVAKTNVLTYAHDLWNRAFEEVAPDYPSLATDYHHVDACCMRMVVAPERYDVIVTTNMFGDIITDLGAVLQGGMGVASSGNLNPERTFPSMFEPVHGSAPDIAGTGKANPIAAILSIGMLLDHLGAAEAGSSVRSAVAQVLADPNGPKTPDLGGTGTTREVGRAVREAVSRS; encoded by the coding sequence GTGGCCACGATCGGAGTGATCCCCGGTGATGGTGTTGGTCCTGAGGTGATCGGCGAGGCGCTTGCCATCCTTCAAGACCTGGGAGCGGCCCACAATCTCGGGCTGTCGTTCCAGTCGTTTGACCTGGGGAGCGACCGCTACCTCCGATCCGGAGAGGTCCTGCCCGACTCGGTCCTTCAGGAACTTGCCGGTTGCGACGCGATCCTGCTCGGCGCGATCGGCGACCCTCGGGTTCCGCCCGGCGTCCTGGAAAAAGGGCTCCTGCTCCGCATCCGGTTCGAGTTCCAGCAATACATCAACCTCCGCCCCGTGCAGCTCATGCCCGGTGTCGAGACACCGATCAAGGGCAAGGGGTCCGGCGAGATCGACATGGTCGTCGTTCGTGAAAACAACGAAGACCTGTACGTCGGAGCCGGCGGCTTCACCCGCAAAGGGACCCCCGAGGAGGTCGCCATTCAGACCTCCATCAACACCCGAGCCGGTGTCGAGCGCTGCCTTCGCTACGCCTTCGCCCTCGCCGAAAAACGGGCCAAGGACCGCGTTTTCCCTGGACTCAGCCTGGCCGCCAGGGAGGCCGGTAAGCGAGGGCTCGTCTCCCTGGTTGCAAAGACCAACGTCCTGACCTATGCCCACGACCTCTGGAACCGGGCGTTCGAGGAAGTCGCCCCCGACTACCCGTCGCTCGCGACCGACTACCACCACGTCGACGCCTGTTGCATGCGCATGGTTGTCGCTCCCGAGCGGTACGACGTCATCGTCACCACCAATATGTTCGGGGACATCATCACCGACCTGGGTGCCGTCTTGCAGGGGGGGATGGGCGTCGCCTCCTCGGGCAACCTGAACCCCGAGCGGACCTTCCCCAGCATGTTCGAGCCGGTACACGGCTCGGCTCCGGATATCGCCGGGACGGGCAAGGCAAACCCGATTGCCGCGATCCTCTCGATCGGGATGCTGCTCGACCACCTCGGCGCGGCCGAAGCCGGCAGCTCCGTCCGATCGGCCGTGGCACAGGTTCTGGCCGATCCGAACGGACCAAAGACCCCGGACCTGGGCGGGACCGGCACGACCCGAGAGGTCGGCCGCGCCGTCCGCGAGGCCGTGAGCCGCTCATGA
- a CDS encoding GntR family transcriptional regulator, whose translation MTSPTRPAAITCDHGLRRQTIVETLLEDVIRGRVAPGQHLVTQTLAHRFGVSHTPVREALIALSGMGVLDVLPNRGAIVRRFTETEVREICQVRRALECEAVRSACGRIDPDELTRLRKELEAMVGVRSADRPRFVLRARELDSRLHDLIAGSCGNAFLAQELERLTLLFRAFRDAGWARDQSRNDYRRLELEAHEHLAIVDALLIGNRIGAVRAMSQHIRSGVRYWSRALPQSSPLSQSNHPRSARLSSD comes from the coding sequence GTGACGAGCCCGACCCGACCTGCAGCGATAACCTGTGATCACGGCCTGCGTCGCCAGACAATCGTGGAGACGTTGCTTGAAGACGTGATCCGGGGCCGCGTTGCGCCGGGCCAGCACCTTGTGACCCAAACACTGGCACATCGGTTCGGCGTCAGTCATACGCCGGTTCGGGAAGCCTTGATTGCACTCTCGGGCATGGGGGTGCTGGATGTCTTGCCGAACCGAGGGGCAATCGTTCGGCGGTTTACCGAAACCGAGGTCCGGGAGATCTGCCAGGTCCGCCGGGCGCTCGAATGCGAGGCCGTCCGAAGTGCCTGTGGTCGCATCGACCCGGATGAACTCACGCGGTTGAGAAAAGAACTCGAAGCGATGGTCGGGGTGCGGTCAGCCGATCGTCCTCGGTTCGTCCTTCGCGCCCGAGAACTGGACAGCCGCCTGCACGACCTGATCGCCGGTTCGTGCGGCAACGCCTTCCTCGCTCAAGAGCTGGAACGCCTGACTCTTCTCTTTCGCGCCTTTCGTGATGCCGGCTGGGCCCGCGATCAATCGCGGAATGATTACCGGCGGCTGGAACTGGAAGCGCACGAGCATCTGGCAATCGTCGATGCCTTGCTCATCGGCAACCGCATCGGGGCCGTGCGGGCCATGAGCCAGCACATCCGGTCGGGTGTCAGATACTGGAGCCGAGCCCTTCCGCAATCATCTCCATTGTCTCAATCGAACCATCCTCGATCGGCCCGCTTGTCTTCGGACTGA
- a CDS encoding serine/threonine-protein kinase translates to MGTSAEGKTPSPPEAAAPKPTTAPSASGESKPTADAPPVARAASLPRQAPAGAKSSGAGLSALSDANLEQTVIRRGLVTEQELQTCKAHRARLAESGQAEGKGLLEVMVAAKALTPSQAQRLLRDLGREAQKKHEIPGYQLLEKLGKGSMGIVYKAKQTSVDRVVAVKVLLDVLARNKEFIHRFQREATIAARLNHPNIVNAIDAGEVNGLHYFVMEFVEGTTIKDVIEGGHIYDEPEALRIVLAVAEAMKHAHERGLIHRDIKPENIILTKDGNVKLADLGLARLTADEKQAVAEAGMAIGTPYYISPEQVRGATDVDIRSDIYNLGATLYHMVTGRPPFPGDDPTEVMKKHVDKSITLTPPDHLNTRLSSGLGEVVETMMARNRENRYRDPGDVLIDLKALIEGKRPVIAEQKADTLAKLAEGDADEDEDYYEDEHGSAMTDSERVELAGIVNARNNIITVLAILLGLSLVSNIILMIAR, encoded by the coding sequence ATGGGCACCTCTGCCGAAGGAAAGACTCCGAGCCCGCCCGAAGCCGCTGCGCCGAAGCCGACCACTGCTCCTTCGGCGAGCGGTGAATCGAAGCCGACCGCCGACGCTCCGCCTGTGGCTCGGGCAGCAAGCCTTCCGAGGCAGGCCCCGGCAGGCGCGAAGTCGTCGGGCGCCGGCCTCTCGGCCCTTTCGGACGCGAACCTGGAGCAAACGGTGATTCGGCGGGGCCTCGTTACGGAGCAAGAGCTTCAGACGTGTAAAGCCCATCGCGCCCGGCTCGCTGAGTCGGGTCAGGCCGAGGGGAAGGGCCTGCTCGAAGTCATGGTGGCGGCCAAGGCTCTGACTCCAAGCCAGGCGCAGCGCCTGCTTCGCGACCTGGGACGAGAGGCACAGAAGAAGCATGAGATCCCCGGCTACCAGCTTCTCGAAAAGCTGGGTAAGGGGTCGATGGGGATCGTCTACAAGGCCAAGCAAACGAGCGTTGACCGCGTGGTGGCCGTGAAGGTCTTGCTCGATGTCTTGGCCCGGAACAAGGAATTTATCCACCGATTCCAGCGCGAGGCGACCATTGCCGCTCGCTTGAACCATCCGAACATCGTCAACGCTATAGATGCGGGGGAGGTCAACGGACTCCACTACTTCGTCATGGAGTTCGTCGAAGGCACGACGATCAAGGATGTGATCGAGGGTGGACACATTTACGACGAGCCCGAAGCGCTTCGGATTGTCCTGGCCGTGGCCGAGGCCATGAAGCACGCCCACGAGCGCGGGTTGATCCACCGTGACATCAAGCCGGAGAACATTATTCTGACCAAGGACGGCAACGTGAAGCTTGCCGACCTGGGGCTCGCTCGCCTGACGGCCGATGAGAAGCAGGCCGTGGCCGAGGCAGGGATGGCGATTGGCACGCCCTATTACATCAGTCCTGAACAGGTGCGGGGGGCCACGGATGTCGATATCCGGAGCGATATCTACAACCTCGGCGCGACGCTCTACCACATGGTCACGGGCCGCCCGCCGTTTCCCGGCGACGACCCGACCGAGGTGATGAAGAAGCACGTCGACAAGTCGATCACGCTAACCCCACCCGATCACCTTAACACGCGCCTCTCCAGCGGCCTCGGCGAGGTGGTTGAGACGATGATGGCCCGTAACCGGGAGAACCGCTATCGCGATCCCGGCGACGTGCTGATCGACCTGAAAGCTCTGATTGAAGGGAAACGCCCGGTCATCGCCGAGCAAAAGGCTGATACCCTGGCCAAGCTGGCCGAGGGAGACGCCGACGAAGACGAGGATTATTACGAGGACGAGCACGGCTCTGCAATGACGGACTCCGAGCGAGTGGAACTGGCCGGCATCGTCAACGCTCGGAACAATATCATCACCGTGCTCGCCATCCTGCTTGGGCTCTCGCTGGTGTCGAACATCATCTTGATGATCGCCCGCTGA